From the genome of Papaver somniferum cultivar HN1 chromosome 2, ASM357369v1, whole genome shotgun sequence, one region includes:
- the LOC113351433 gene encoding GDSL esterase/lipase At2g04570-like gives MSTQYHHLLLCVVLNILVLSAWQIAGKNTLPEGLILLGENDQVLNLVQEGGKPTGRFCNGRLVTNFLSQMLGIKNSIPAYLDPAFGIEDFATGVSFASAGTGYDDATSNLFAVIPLSKELEYFKEYLKKLSSFLGKDGAVKTARESLYFISIGANNFLLNYFTVPARSTSQYTIAEYEDFLIGIARNFLIELYSLGAKNIVLVGLPPSGCLPLVKTLNLVPRRPSLEEMKKASKDFNVKLQNLVATLSIELDGIELVYADIYNPLLKIIQNPNLYGN, from the exons ATGTCAACCCAATATCATCATCTACTACTATGTGTTGTTCTTAACATACTTGTACTTTCAGCTTGGCAAATCGCGGGAAAAAATACACTTCCAGAAGGACTTATCTTGTTAGGAGAAAACGACCAAGTTCTAAACTTGGTACAAGAAGGAGGAAAACCGACTGGACGTTTTTGCAACGGTAGGTTGGTCACCAATTTCCTGTCACAGATGTTAGGGATAAAAAATTCAATACCCGCATATCTGGATCCAGCTTTTGGTATTGAAGATTTTGCTACCGGAGTTAGCTTTGCTTCAGCTGGAACTGGGTATGATGATGCTACTTCAAACCTGTTC GCTGTGATACCTTTATCTAAAGAACTGGAATACTTCAAAGAGTACCTGAAGAAATTATCATCCTTTCTTGGAAAGGATGGCGCGGTAAAGACAGCAAGAGAATCGTTGTATTTTATCAGCATTGGAGCGAACAATTTTCTCCTGAACTACTTCACCGTGCCCGCACGGTCGACATCTCAATATACGATAGCTGAATACGAGGATTTTCTCATTGGAATTGCGAGAAATTTCTTGATCGAGCTTTACAGTTTGGGTGCTAAAAATATAGTATTAGTAGGGCTTCCTCCTAGTGGTTGCCTACCATTAGTAAAAACTTTGAATCTCGTTCCTAGAAGACCGAGTTTGGAAGAGATGAAAAAAGCTAGTAAAGACTTTAATGTCAAGTTACAAAATTTGGTGGCGACTTTGAGCATAGAGCTTGATGGGATCGAGTTGGTGTACGCAGATATCTACAATCCTCTTCTAAAGATCATTCAAAATCCAAACCTATACGGTAATTAA